GTTATCGGTGGCCTCAATCCCGTATCTATTCTTGAGGAAAATGGGGTCCGCGCGTATTCACGGGCGCTTGCCGGGCTCATCGATTTCAGCAGGCTCTTCCGGTACGACGAGATGGCGAACAGGATAAAGGATTACCTGCCGTGAAACCACTTACACGGGCGAGCACAGGGTTAGATGGTCTGGATACGGTCCTTGACGGCCTGCGCATGGGAGACAATGTCGTATGGCAGGTGGACGATATAAAGGACTACCGGCACTACGTCACTCCCTATGTGGAGAAGGCTATCAGGGAACACAGAGAGATCGTCTACATGAGGTTTGCCGAACATGAGCCCCTGGTACGGAAAACCGGAGACGTTACGGTCTATACACTGGATGCCAACAGCGGTTTCGAGTCCTTTACAACCCAGGTCTATAACATTGCGACAACAGAGGGCAGGGACGTTTTTTATGTCTTTGATTGTCTCTCCCACCTTCTTTCTGCCTGGGCCACGGACCTGATGATAGGAAATTTCTTTGTTATTACCTGCCCGTACCTGTTCCAGCTCAATACGATAGCATACTTCTCTATCCTGCGGCATAGCCACTCGTTTAAGACAATAGCCCGCATCCGCGAGACTGCCCAGGTTTTGCTGGAGGTCTACAATCAGGAAGACAGCTATTATGTACACCCGTTAAAGGTCTGGAACAGATATTCGTCGACCATGTTCCTGCCCCATCTTGAAGAAGATGACGGATTTATGCCCGTTACCAACAGCGTTGATGCTACGCGTCTATTTTCAGATATTTCGAGGCTGGAAGAAAAGAGCGCCAGGCGCTACCTGGATTACTGGGACAGGCTTTTCTTAAAGGCCGAGGACCTTGCCAAAGGATCATGCGACCCGGAAAAAAGACAGGCGATGATCGACGAACTCTGCAGGATCATGATCGGGAGAGAGAGCAGGATGCTGGCCCTCGCGAAGGAGAATTTTTCGCTTGAAGATCTGCTCGACATCAAGTCGCGCTTGATAGGGACAGGTTTTATCGGGGGAAAAACCGTCGGGATGCTCCTTGCCAGAAAGATACTCCAGAAGGACGCGCAGCTTCGCTGGCAGGACTATCTTGAACAGCACGACTCCTTCTATATAGGGTCGGATATCTTCTATACCTATATTGTCCAGAATGGTTTGTGGGAACTGCGGATGAGACAGAAAACGAAAGAGGGATATTTTGAGGCGGCTGTCCCGTTGCGGGAAAAGATGTTGCAGGGCGTATTCCCCGACGAGATCAAGGAACAATTCCAGCAATTAATAGAGTATTTCGGCCAGTCACCGATCATCATCCGTTCCAGCAGTCTCCTTGAAGATGCCTTTGGCAATGCCTTTGCGGGAAAATACGAGAGCATCTTCTCTGTGAATCAGGGTTCTCCGGAGAGGCGCTATACGGATTTTGTTGAGTATGTGCGGCGGGTCTTTGCAAGCACCATGGATGAGGATGCGCTGACGTACCGCCTGCAGAGGGGGCTTGACCGGCAGGACGAACAGATGGCCCTTCTCGTACAGAGGGTTTCAGGATCATACCGGAAACATTATTTTTTCCCGGACATTGGTGGTGTGGGTGTTTCATACAATACCTTCGTGTGGAGGGAGGGCATGGACCCTACGGCCGGCATGTTGAGGCTCGTTGCCGGCTTGGGAACACGGGCTGTAAACCGCGTTGAAAATGATTATCCCCGTATCGTTGCCCTTGACAACCCATTGTTCCGTCCTCACGCAGGCATGGAAGACACGAGGAGGTTCTCGCAACACGATATTGATGTGCTCAACGTCAACGATAATACCCTGGAGACCGTTTCATTGCTGTCGCAGGTCAACGAGGAAGGGTCCGGTATCAGGTTGGATCTCCTTGGTGAAATAGATCATGAGACGACAGAACGGATGAGAGAACTGGGTATGAGAGAGAAGGAGGCATGGATACTTACTTTTGATAACCTCCTGTCCCGCACCTCTTTCACGGGGGTTATGCACAGGATGCTGAAAGACCTCGAAGTCATCTATGATTACCCGGTAGAGATAGAGTTCACCGTCAACTTTACCCAGTATAATGATTATAAGATAAACCTCCTGCAATGCAGGCCGCTTCAGGCGAAGGGCCAGTTAAAAAAGGTGGAGATCCCTACCTGTATCTCGGTAAAGGATGTCCTTTTTCAAACAGCCGGTAACTTTATGGGTGGAAGCATCTCCAGGAGGATCACGAGAATCATCTGCGTTGATCCTGAACATTACACCGGCCTCTCATTGACCGGGAAGTACGATGTTGCCAGGTTTATCGGGAAATTCAACAAGCTTGTGAAGGACAGGGAGACAACGCCGACCTTGCTTTTGGGACCCGGCAGATGGGGGACAACAACACCGTCGCTCGGCGTACCTGTAAGATTTTCAGAGATCAACCACATGACAGCCATGGGAGAGATCGCATATATGGATGGCAACCTGATGCCGGAGCTTTCCTTCGGGACACATTTTTTTCAGGACCTCGTTGAGACGGACATCTTCTATCTGGCGCTTTTTCCGGGAAATCCCGGTGTGGTATGGAATAGGGAACTCTTTAATATATTTCCCGTTATATCGGAACGGTTGATACCCGAAAGCGCCAGATACAGTGATGTGCTCAAGGTGTATGATGTATCGGGGCATGATGTTCAGATCATGGCCGATATCATATCGCAAAGACTGATCTGTTTCATTGATACAAGAACGTACTGACAGCGTCATTGAAATTCTGAAGTTTCGTATACTCATAAAGGGTTGACATTGCCCTGCTTTCCGTGGATATCCCTGATTCTTCTGCGGCGGCGATCGGATTGAGCCCGCCCGCTACGATCATACCTATCTTGTCAACCCCTACGGGGATATCCAGCAGGGGTTGATTCGGTTTTCCAAAGACGATCTTTCCACTGAGACCTTTTCTCACCATCCTGTCGCCCAGGTCCTCCGCCTCATTGATGCTTACAACGGGGACTTCCCTGAAACTGGCAAGGACCTTGCCGGAGTTTTGTTTCATGACGCCGATGACATCGGTCATCCTGCTCCTGATGAAGATCTCCAGGGGGTCCAGAGAGGAGCCTTCATAGCTTACCAGCGACGTGAACCGCATAGGGTTGCCGTCTTCTATCTCGACGACACCCCCGTACCGCGATATGACGGGTATCCCGGCCTTAAGAAAGACCCCGTTCAATGTAATGCTGCAAACCGTCCCGAGTCCTATACTGCCTCGTGGTACCGTAATATCGCCGATCCGCTCCCCTCCTTTTGCCAGGGTAATCTTATTGCTCATGACGTAGGGAGATTGAAACACCTCTGCCATTATTTTCAGCGCATCCTTCAGTCTTTTCTCCTGGAAAAATGAGATATTGAGGATTATGTTCCCCTTCAGGGCGTCAATATTGAAGTCAGTGAGATAGGAAAGGCTGTCAATCTTGCTTATGACGAAATTGACCCGTTCGGACACAAAGGCGTTACCCAGTTCCCCTTTGCCCTTGTCGGTGATAGTCCTCCCTTTTTTACCCTGGACGTCTGTCAGCCCTTTCTCGTCGAGGAGTTTCAGGTAATAGCGCACCGTTCGCTCCGAGATCTCGATCCCGTGGGACAGAAGCTCCTTCGCCAGTTCCGCCGAACCGGTGCTGCCGTTGCGCCTGTCGAGGACCCTGAGGATGGTGAACATTATTTTGTTCATCAAACGATCCCGTATGCGAACATCGACCTTGCAACCTTCAGGAAGCCCGCAATGTTTGCCCCTGTGACATAGTCGCCTTTTTTGCCGTAGGCTTCGCCTGCGTCAAGGCACGCCTTGTGGATGCTTTTCATGATGTTGAAAAGCATCTTGTCGACTTCTTCGCGCGACCACGATAATTTGAGGCTGTTCTGGCTCATCTCGAGGCCGGAAACAGAGAC
This portion of the Syntrophorhabdaceae bacterium genome encodes:
- a CDS encoding PEP/pyruvate-binding domain-containing protein translates to MKPLTRASTGLDGLDTVLDGLRMGDNVVWQVDDIKDYRHYVTPYVEKAIREHREIVYMRFAEHEPLVRKTGDVTVYTLDANSGFESFTTQVYNIATTEGRDVFYVFDCLSHLLSAWATDLMIGNFFVITCPYLFQLNTIAYFSILRHSHSFKTIARIRETAQVLLEVYNQEDSYYVHPLKVWNRYSSTMFLPHLEEDDGFMPVTNSVDATRLFSDISRLEEKSARRYLDYWDRLFLKAEDLAKGSCDPEKRQAMIDELCRIMIGRESRMLALAKENFSLEDLLDIKSRLIGTGFIGGKTVGMLLARKILQKDAQLRWQDYLEQHDSFYIGSDIFYTYIVQNGLWELRMRQKTKEGYFEAAVPLREKMLQGVFPDEIKEQFQQLIEYFGQSPIIIRSSSLLEDAFGNAFAGKYESIFSVNQGSPERRYTDFVEYVRRVFASTMDEDALTYRLQRGLDRQDEQMALLVQRVSGSYRKHYFFPDIGGVGVSYNTFVWREGMDPTAGMLRLVAGLGTRAVNRVENDYPRIVALDNPLFRPHAGMEDTRRFSQHDIDVLNVNDNTLETVSLLSQVNEEGSGIRLDLLGEIDHETTERMRELGMREKEAWILTFDNLLSRTSFTGVMHRMLKDLEVIYDYPVEIEFTVNFTQYNDYKINLLQCRPLQAKGQLKKVEIPTCISVKDVLFQTAGNFMGGSISRRITRIICVDPEHYTGLSLTGKYDVARFIGKFNKLVKDRETTPTLLLGPGRWGTTTPSLGVPVRFSEINHMTAMGEIAYMDGNLMPELSFGTHFFQDLVETDIFYLALFPGNPGVVWNRELFNIFPVISERLIPESARYSDVLKVYDVSGHDVQIMADIISQRLICFIDTRTY
- a CDS encoding NrpR regulatory domain-containing protein; amino-acid sequence: MNKIMFTILRVLDRRNGSTGSAELAKELLSHGIEISERTVRYYLKLLDEKGLTDVQGKKGRTITDKGKGELGNAFVSERVNFVISKIDSLSYLTDFNIDALKGNIILNISFFQEKRLKDALKIMAEVFQSPYVMSNKITLAKGGERIGDITVPRGSIGLGTVCSITLNGVFLKAGIPVISRYGGVVEIEDGNPMRFTSLVSYEGSSLDPLEIFIRSRMTDVIGVMKQNSGKVLASFREVPVVSINEAEDLGDRMVRKGLSGKIVFGKPNQPLLDIPVGVDKIGMIVAGGLNPIAAAEESGISTESRAMSTLYEYTKLQNFNDAVSTFLYQ